The Arabidopsis thaliana chromosome 5, partial sequence genomic interval AGGTAGCGCCATCATTAGAAAAACCACGATTTTTCAACAGCTCATATGTCTAATGTATTACATGTTGTGTTTTAAGTACATTTCTATTTAATTACCAACTTTTTACTTTTCCAAATTCGTCTAAATCTAATCTCTAAGGATAAATTTGCTTACGATTCCTTAATCCTTATCCCTTTAAAATCTTGTTGATGTTAAATTGTTAATGCTGTTTATGAAATCTTTATCCCCTTTTAGGTAGCGCCACGTTAAAAACAATATGGACATGGAGATTTGGGCTTATAAAAACTGTAAATATTTGGCCCACTTAAAAATTGATTCAGCTTCTGTAAATTTAATCCTAGCAGCTTCCATTCGGCTCGACATGCGTAGCAAAAGGAATACCCACGACTATCCATCAACCATGAAATTAATTAGGAGGCGAattaaaacataatcaaattaCATAAGGACTAATTAAGAAAAGCTAGAGATTGTGATTAGAGAATAGAGATTATACCATGACTTGCTGAAGCCAATTTTTGGCACTTTGCACACATTACCCAATCTCTTTCAGTTGTCTCTTCGATCCTTTGTTCCCACTTGGCTCTTAGTTTATGTGTCGAAAGATGGGCATAGCTTTCAATAGTCAGTTTCGATTTGCAGCAGTAACACTTACTTACCAGTTCAAAAATGTGATAATGATCGCAATAGATTGAGATATGACTTATGAGTGATCCCCAAACTCACGGCTTCGATTAGTCCTCGCTTCGATGCCATAAGCTGAGCCTCTAAACCCGTAATAGCGGAGTCATGAATTGATCCTTTCATGATTTGGGAGGTCGAGATAGAAGAGAAGACGAAAAAGGGTTTTTATACGTTACTGCTTTAAAGACactctttatttctcttttttttttttttttttttttttgggtctttGTCATCATCAGTTTACTTTACGTTACTGATTTCAAGAGCCGTTGTGGAGAAATGTGGCTGCTTCTAATTTTGTATCTAATTTATGTACGCTTTGTTTCACATTTGACATCTGATCTCTTTTTACTGTATCATAGCAAttctttcttctatctcttttaattattatacttcTATACCTTCATTTGTTAGGTAGAATGAGTGGTTGTGGACTGAGTGCTTGATCCAAACACGTGGCTTCCTGGTGGGTCGCTAACAAACAATTGAGATCACAAGCTTTGGTagcaaaaaaattgaattcatAAAAAGAATACGTCGTCTTTTAGATCACAAGCTTTGAACGTTAGCAAAATTATGTTACCTACCACCAGTCCCTGGCTtattatatagagagagatattcACATTTACAATTTCGATATTGTTTCTCTAAGATCGTAAAATAGTACACCAAGCCATTTATAAATTTCTTCACTCTCagattcaaaataatataaattagaaaGTAAGTCTTACACTCTTTGCattcttttttattacaaGTTTATCCACTAAAGTAAGATTTTCAGTTCTAACAAGTTTCAATTATTctcattgtctttttttcaatgctttgtttttttcctaagaTTTGTGTGTTCTTGTTTATCAAACAGTGGGAACAGAGATGGTCATGGTTCACGAGGTTCCTTTTCCTCCACAGATCATCACTTCCAAGCCACTCTCTCTTCTGGGCCaaggtttttatttcttttttgctttcttaatGTCTGATACCTTATAATGCGATACATAACAAAATCGCAGgtaacaataattttatatggaTTGTTCATATTCTTGTTATAGGGATCACAGACATTGAGATCCACTTTCTTCAAGTGAAGTTCACTGCGATCGGAGTTTACTTAGATCCTTCAGATGTTAAAACACATCTTGATAACTGGAAAGGCAAAACCGGAAAAGAACTCGCCGGCGATGATGACTTCTTCGACGCCCTTGCCTCCGGTAATCTTAATTAGTCcatgttttcaaatcaaaatttgaattagGGTTCTCTGGTTTAGATGGAGACTACGTGGTTCAataaatacattatttggTTTGGCTTcttattttggtttactttGATTCAACTGGTTAAACTCCGGTTTACTTAATTAATCTGGTTAAGTACGTGTCCAACGAAATTGAACCGGTTCCTCTGCTTActattatacatttttcagcGGAGATGGAGAAGGTTATAAGAGTGGTGGTGATAAAGGAGATAAAAGGAGCTCAGTACGGAGTGCAGCTAGAGAATACGGTGAGAGATCGTTTGGCTGAGGAGGATAAgtacgaggaagaagaagaaactgagcTCGAGAAGGTCGTTGGCTTTTTCCAGTCCAAGTACTTCAAAGCTAACTCCGTTATCACTTACCATTTCTCAGCCAAAGATGGCATTTGCGAGGTAAGAAAATatcaactttcatatatttttagaaagaaaGTATGTTTAGTTATCCATAAACATAAGCATCAAATTCTTGTGGAACAGAGGAACTCTGTTTTTTGCGTTATACAGTATAACTTATACTAATGAGAATTTGTTTGAAAGAGTagatgttttagtttcttattgCTAGCGTACAAAACAATCAATGTCCtaaaataattctttattGATTGGTGGAAGATCGGGTTTGAGACGGAAGgtaaagaagaggagaaactGAAGGTGGAGAATGCGAATGTGGTGGGAATGATGCAGAGATGGTATTTGTCCGGAAGTCGTGGAGTCTCACCGTCGACTATTGTCTCCATCGCTGATTCAATCTCCGCAGTTTTAACCTAAGAACCATGGCCCCttacataaaaatttgtatgtgtgtgtgttttatgtagtatttttttttttcctcttgtCAAGTTCCTGCTTTTGTATCATCAAACTTTTACTTTGGAGTTTGATATGGCCGAACAATATGGTAATTCCTTAATCTCAATTTAAATCAGCTTTGCTCGTTTGGATTCAACATTGGAAGGACACAGAATAGATTTTGTTGAGCTTAGTGTATGAATCTTGGCTGATTGAACCAACTTTGTTGAATTCTATTGAAGTCACTTGCAATGGATCGTTTTGTGAAACAGAAGATTTGGGATTGGTCATTGGTTTGTGATGTAGTGTGACTTTGCTTTTGTTGTACTAAGCAGATACGGAGCAGCAAACTACAGAGGAACAATCGATGCGATTTTAGTTCAAAAAGTAACTAGTCGTTGTTAACCGAAGCATCTGACTAGCCGTTGGTTTATCCGAACCTAAGGTTCGATTTTGCTCTGGACTTcccaagcaaaaaaaaaaaaggaaataacgTAGAAGAGTAGAAAGATTATATAAGTAATCGTGGATAAAACTTCAGTCATTGTAAACAGtaatttacaaacaaaacaaaaatatatataccaaaccagaaagaagaaaacctaCTTAGGTGAAGCAAACACTCAACATTGAAAGTGACCTCATGAAGCTCTGTTACGTTGCCACGTCATCACCCCGCCGGGAACCATTTGCTGGAGTCTGATGTTCGAGGAGTGATTGTCTGCAAGTGGGGCAAGAGGAATGTGACAGCAACCAAGTGTCGATGCACTTGACGTGGAAGCCATGGTTACATTTGGGCAAAACCCTAACTGTCTCTCCTTCAACAAAATCTCCTAAACAGATCAAACACTCCGTGGCTTTCATCTTAAGCTCAGGACTGTATGAATCAACCGGAATAACCTTCAACGCCCGTTTCTTGATCCCCTTTGCTACGTTTGCATTGGTGTCAACTGGATCTTCGTTGGGAGTGAACCTTCTCGTGCAGCGTAAGACACAGCGCAAGACCGAATTGATGCCAAGAGCACAGATCAAGGCGCATAGAAGAGCGGCTAGTATGATCACCATGTGTGTATCCATGCTAGCTATattcttgttgttgctgaCAGAGTCTCCTAAGGTTCTAGGATTTGCATCAGTAGCTGAAATAGTCGGGGTAGCTTGCGTCGCAAGTAAAAATCTAGCCATCTGTAAACGTTTCAGAAACAGATGcacaaatcttcttttttttttaactcaccttcaaggttcttcttcttctttttcttattgcTCCAGTTTCTGTTCGAATCGGACTACGAAAGAGACTGAGATGAAAGAGTCAAGTTTCTTCATGCTATGATAAGCACAAGAGTgcttttgttctctcttttacTCCGAGGCTTAGTTTCCAGTCTGAAACTCAAAGACTTGATAAATCCATggagaaaaatcaaagctcAAATCCTTTATGATCTGTTTCTTTATACAAGTTCTTCTTTGGGTTTTACACATAAGGAAATAAGTTGTACTATAAGAGTAGGAAATAGGCTAgtaatagagagaaagagggatGATATGATGAGATGGTCGGTCCAATAAATCTTTGGTTAGATTTGCTGTTATATAAATTCGAtaatttgagagagaaaataCTATGGCATATAATCTTGTTGGATTTGTATAATTTAGTAACAGGGACAAACGTAAAGGACAAGGCCAAAAAGACAACTAATAATGCAGAATATATTGGTGAGTAGATATTAAAATTGATGTATAACGAATTCTCAATTAGTGGTCTTAATTAAGAATTTCGGTTTCAAGCCAGATGAAATCCACTCTCGTAtagaaagaaattaattattgaGAAAACGAgttattaataaaagaaacatttgatcatttttttgtataaacatACATATGTTGGGGTATCAGATTCTTAACAAATCATGAGGATTATAGCATAATGCATTTGTTCCACCATTAATCTACTAATTTACTATAGTCGGGTCACATTAAAACGTAGTTTAATGTTACCGAAAATGTGTAAAATATTAGTTGGATTTAAATTGAATGGTCTACATATATTAAGGGAAAAGAAGTATCTGGGTGGGATCTTTGGTCCACATATTAGCAACATCCAATTCAACACTTTCTGATGTTCAAGACAAACATACACACAAGTTCTCACGCAAGATCCACTACCTCCATTATCacacataattaaattataagaCAAACTGACCCATTAACCAATACGTGTGTATGCTCATATACGAATGTTTTAACCTGAttagcttctttctttcttttttacaacTTCACGatagctaattttttttttttttttttgtcaatcaatcgcaaaaaaaaattagctatCGTGAAGTTGTAAAAAATTCactatttttgtaagaaatttcACTTTTGAAATGAGATGGAATTActacaaatgaagaagaagatgtatCTGTTTGTGTTTGGATAAATAGCCGATGCTAGTTCTATCTATAGAAGTTATTGTCGATGAGTAGGCTTTGGGCTATAAAATCTAACTCTAGGTTTAGTGCTAAAATTGGTCCACCAATGTGTGTTTCATTTCAAGAATCctagaatcaaatcaaagtgGTAAAAACGGTGGTTAGAAAGCAAAACTATGAGTAAGTCTAAGTTTGTTAggttagattttgatttggtttggttaatcTTGAAACCCTATGCACATGGAAAAAAAGATCTAAGCTTGATATTTCAGTGGGCAGGCCTTGATGGGCCGAATCACGCTCCATAGTTACCCAATTAAGAGGCGGCTGTGTACTAGACTACAAGGTTCTTGTCATCTGTCCATGGTTCTTATCTTGAATGTGTCAAGTTACATacacaaatttcaaatatattatcaaaatttccTGGTgtggtttctttgttttattttattttattgatatgTAAGCATACATGGCGAAGAATGTGATATGATGATTTACAAACTGATAATTGACTGAAACTTGGAAAGAAAGTCTGTTagcggaaaaaaaaagtttgttacCGGAAACAACGGGCGATCTCATGTTCTTATATATCCTTGTTCAGTTATACGCCGAGTACGTCATGTTTTGATGATCTCCTGTCACATGCatgtctctttcttcctcaCCATTCATATCTAACCAATTAACTTATGACTATAGACTATAGtctatatatgatttattcaAGTGTGCGCATGCAATTTTAAGAAACGAACTTCActtatatgtatttttcttaattacaaatttaGAGATGAAAAAGACACAATATTTAGACTATGATATTGATTATTGAGTAAATAGATAAAATCcatatataaatagtttaaCAAAGctgactatatatatttttaaattactaTGATTAATAACATCGATTGGATTAGTATTAAATGCTTAACCGTATTCATGCACATTTCAGTATTTCTGTTTCTCATGACTGATGATATCTAATCTTATGTTTGAAACTAGAAAGTAAATTAAAGATCACTAAAGAATGCATATGATTAATTTGTTAACCG includes:
- the CHIL gene encoding Chalcone-flavanone isomerase family protein (Chalcone-flavanone isomerase family protein; FUNCTIONS IN: intramolecular lyase activity, chalcone isomerase activity; INVOLVED IN: response to karrikin; LOCATED IN: cellular_component unknown; EXPRESSED IN: 20 plant structures; EXPRESSED DURING: 13 growth stages; CONTAINS InterPro DOMAIN/s: Chalcone isomerase, subgroup (InterPro:IPR003466), Chalcone isomerase, 3-layer sandwich (InterPro:IPR016088), Chalcone isomerase (InterPro:IPR016087); BEST Arabidopsis thaliana protein match is: Chalcone-flavanone isomerase family protein (TAIR:AT3G55120.1); Has 30201 Blast hits to 17322 proteins in 780 species: Archae - 12; Bacteria - 1396; Metazoa - 17338; Fungi - 3422; Plants - 5037; Viruses - 0; Other Eukaryotes - 2996 (source: NCBI BLink).), which encodes MGTEMVMVHEVPFPPQIITSKPLSLLGQGITDIEIHFLQVKFTAIGVYLDPSDVKTHLDNWKGKTGKELAGDDDFFDALASAEMEKVIRVVVIKEIKGAQYGVQLENTVRDRLAEEDKYEEEEETELEKVVGFFQSKYFKANSVITYHFSAKDGICEIGFETEGKEEEKLKVENANVVGMMQRWYLSGSRGVSPSTIVSIADSISAVLT
- a CDS encoding RING/U-box superfamily protein (RING/U-box superfamily protein; FUNCTIONS IN: zinc ion binding; CONTAINS InterPro DOMAIN/s: Zinc finger, RING-type (InterPro:IPR001841), Zinc finger, C3HC4 RING-type (InterPro:IPR018957); BEST Arabidopsis thaliana protein match is: RING/U-box superfamily protein (TAIR:AT3G10910.1); Has 1807 Blast hits to 1807 proteins in 277 species: Archae - 0; Bacteria - 0; Metazoa - 736; Fungi - 347; Plants - 385; Viruses - 0; Other Eukaryotes - 339 (source: NCBI BLink).) produces the protein MARFLLATQATPTISATDANPRTLGDSVSNNKNIASMDTHMVIILAALLCALICALGINSVLRCVLRCTRRFTPNEDPVDTNANVAKGIKKRALKVIPVDSYSPELKMKATECLICLGDFVEGETVRVLPKCNHGFHVKCIDTWLLSHSSCPTCRQSLLEHQTPANGSRRGDDVAT